A single region of the Anaerostipes rhamnosivorans genome encodes:
- the atpF gene encoding F0F1 ATP synthase subunit B has product MLSFNSGLLWTFVNLIVFFLILKKILFKPVMGMIEKREQMINGQIQDAEQKNTQAGLLKEKYEGELKNANQEAARIVKTAKERGKEEYQRILKDANEEASKVIADANKTIETQKEKAIQGIQNEIAGMAIAAASKVIQENVDQAANEKILDDFLKEAGAGK; this is encoded by the coding sequence GTGTTATCATTTAACTCAGGACTCCTGTGGACGTTTGTGAACCTTATTGTATTTTTTCTGATCTTAAAAAAGATCCTTTTTAAGCCCGTTATGGGAATGATCGAGAAGAGAGAACAGATGATAAACGGACAGATCCAGGATGCAGAACAAAAAAATACCCAGGCGGGGCTGTTAAAAGAGAAATACGAAGGCGAACTTAAGAATGCCAACCAGGAGGCAGCGCGGATCGTAAAGACGGCCAAGGAAAGAGGTAAAGAAGAATATCAGCGGATATTAAAGGATGCCAATGAAGAAGCATCCAAGGTTATTGCGGACGCAAATAAAACCATTGAGACGCAAAAAGAGAAAGCGATACAGGGAATCCAGAATGAGATTGCGGGAATGGCCATTGCGGCAGCTTCTAAGGTAATTCAGGAAAATGTGGACCAGGCGGCCAATGAGAAGATCCTGGATGACTTTTTGAAGGAAGCGGGTGCAGGCAAATGA
- the atpE gene encoding ATP synthase F0 subunit C, which yields MSLVALGAGIAVLSGIGAGIGIGIATSGATDAIARQPEATGEINKTLLLGCALAESTAIYGLVVAIIIMFVL from the coding sequence ATGTCATTAGTAGCATTAGGAGCAGGAATTGCAGTATTATCAGGAATTGGAGCAGGAATTGGTATCGGTATCGCAACATCAGGTGCGACAGATGCGATCGCAAGACAGCCGGAGGCAACTGGAGAGATCAATAAGACCTTATTATTGGGATGTGCACTGGCAGAATCCACAGCCATTTATGGTCTGGTTGTTGCGATTATTATCATGTTTGTACTTTAA
- a CDS encoding F0F1 ATP synthase subunit A produces MSLSEKLMEELVSKTAFTIPIFGGIPVPQSVVVTWGIMAFVIVLCLIFVRNLQIVPTRRQACIETVVGGVYGFFHGILGDEGKGYIPYLATVGIYLGLSNLSGLVGLTPPTKDINVTAGLAIMSIILIEFSGIRQKGLKGFIKSFAEPVPFIAPLNVLEVFIRPLSLCMRLFGNILGGFVIMELLKIVAPILVPIPFSFYFDVFDGLIQMYVFVFLTAIFMKELMD; encoded by the coding sequence ATGAGTTTATCGGAGAAGTTGATGGAAGAGCTTGTGAGCAAGACAGCATTTACCATTCCTATCTTCGGCGGGATCCCAGTGCCGCAGTCGGTTGTGGTCACGTGGGGCATTATGGCTTTTGTCATCGTATTATGTCTGATTTTTGTGAGAAATCTTCAGATCGTCCCCACAAGAAGGCAGGCCTGCATCGAGACGGTCGTCGGAGGGGTGTACGGGTTTTTCCATGGGATTCTCGGGGATGAAGGAAAAGGTTATATCCCATATCTTGCGACAGTCGGTATTTATCTCGGCCTTTCCAATCTGAGCGGTTTGGTTGGACTGACGCCGCCGACAAAGGACATCAATGTGACAGCAGGGCTGGCAATCATGAGTATTATCCTGATCGAGTTTTCAGGGATCCGCCAAAAAGGTTTAAAAGGATTCATAAAAAGCTTCGCGGAGCCGGTTCCGTTTATCGCGCCGCTCAATGTGCTGGAAGTCTTTATAAGGCCGTTGTCATTGTGTATGCGGCTTTTCGGAAATATCCTCGGCGGGTTTGTCATCATGGAACTTTTGAAGATCGTGGCACCGATTTTAGTGCCGATCCCATTCAGTTTTTATTTTGACGTTTTTGATGGATTGATTCAGATGTATGTCTTTGTTTTCCTGACAGCGATCTTTATGAAGGAACTGATGGATTAA
- a CDS encoding M50 family metallopeptidase, whose protein sequence is MFDKDQKKIILWLRRAGAVLFLLMAVLYGALAADCMKTFSEMKMTSGGYAMVLMASVIFLYTGFFVQILIHEFGHLVFGLLSGYRFSSFRIGNLIWIKNRQGIHLKRLSLAGTGGQCLMSPPDMEGGKIPFILYHLGGCIMNTVFALILLGGCIFFKTGPFLSAFLLITSLVGFVCAFLNGIPIHFSSADNDGFNAVSLGENPEAVRSFWTQLKINEQNTNGIRIKDMPEEWFRVPSDEEMRNSMTAVMGVSAANRMMDAHKFDEAEQLIEHLLRMESGIAGLHRSLLICDRIYCELIKGSGREWIDYMRDRQQRKFMQAMKNFPSVIRTQYVYVLLFERDVEKAEKIKRRFEEQVRSYPYESDVVSEMELMRTAEQRFTGHYL, encoded by the coding sequence ATGTTTGATAAAGATCAAAAGAAAATAATTTTGTGGCTGCGAAGAGCCGGAGCAGTACTCTTTTTATTGATGGCGGTCTTGTATGGGGCCTTGGCGGCTGACTGTATGAAAACGTTCTCGGAGATGAAGATGACGTCTGGGGGATATGCCATGGTATTGATGGCATCAGTTATTTTTCTGTACACAGGATTTTTTGTCCAGATTCTCATCCATGAATTCGGTCATCTTGTATTCGGCCTGCTCAGCGGCTATCGGTTTTCGTCGTTCCGGATTGGAAACCTGATCTGGATCAAGAACCGTCAGGGGATACATTTGAAAAGACTGTCTCTTGCAGGGACGGGTGGACAATGTCTGATGAGTCCTCCCGATATGGAAGGAGGGAAGATACCGTTTATCTTATATCACCTTGGAGGCTGCATTATGAACACGGTCTTTGCTCTGATTCTCCTAGGAGGCTGTATTTTCTTTAAAACCGGGCCGTTTTTATCTGCGTTTTTACTAATTACAAGCCTTGTCGGTTTTGTCTGTGCATTTCTTAATGGGATTCCTATCCATTTTAGCAGCGCAGATAACGATGGGTTCAATGCAGTTTCATTGGGAGAAAATCCTGAGGCCGTGAGGTCCTTTTGGACACAGCTGAAGATCAATGAACAGAATACCAACGGAATCCGTATAAAGGATATGCCGGAAGAGTGGTTTCGTGTACCGTCCGATGAGGAGATGCGAAACAGTATGACTGCTGTCATGGGTGTCAGCGCCGCAAACCGTATGATGGATGCACATAAGTTTGATGAGGCAGAACAATTAATAGAGCATCTGCTTCGTATGGAGTCTGGGATTGCGGGCCTGCACCGCAGTCTGCTGATCTGTGACAGGATCTATTGTGAACTTATAAAGGGCAGCGGCCGGGAATGGATAGACTATATGCGGGACAGGCAGCAAAGAAAATTCATGCAGGCCATGAAGAACTTCCCGTCTGTGATCCGGACCCAATATGTATACGTGCTGCTATTTGAAAGGGATGTGGAAAAAGCGGAGAAAATAAAGAGAAGGTTTGAAGAGCAGGTAAGGTCATATCCGTATGAGAGTGATGTTGTGAGCGAAATGGAGTTGATGCGAACTGCAGAACAGAGGTTTACAGGCCATTATTTATGA
- a CDS encoding urea carboxylase-associated family protein codes for MRSEYLVSACSGAAIHVKEGQFITVIDIEGEQVADFFAEAGQNPNEYLSAGVTIDCNESLRLNVGDTIYTNLYRPMFQLVADDVGEHDLIHPCCREEMYEFFYGNGKGHSNCLDHINNSLNRHRTGITPVNLFMCTRIRRDGSISVEAPVSKETKWSSRRLWMCVWGWLRAAYRRADATEESVQQLKLL; via the coding sequence ATGAGAAGTGAGTATTTAGTCAGCGCCTGCAGCGGGGCAGCGATTCATGTAAAAGAAGGCCAGTTTATCACGGTCATTGACATAGAAGGGGAGCAGGTTGCTGATTTCTTTGCGGAGGCAGGGCAGAACCCAAATGAATATTTGTCAGCCGGAGTGACCATCGACTGCAATGAGTCGCTGCGGCTGAATGTAGGCGATACGATTTACACGAATCTTTACCGTCCAATGTTTCAGCTTGTGGCTGATGATGTAGGGGAACATGATCTGATCCACCCGTGCTGCCGGGAGGAAATGTATGAGTTTTTTTACGGAAACGGAAAAGGCCATTCAAATTGTCTGGATCATATTAACAACAGTTTAAACAGACACAGGACAGGCATCACGCCGGTCAACCTGTTTATGTGCACCAGAATCCGCAGGGACGGCAGTATTTCCGTTGAGGCGCCAGTTTCTAAGGAGACAAAGTGGTCCTCAAGGCGCTTATGGATGTGTGTCTGGGGGTGGCTGCGTGCAGCGTATCGGAGAGCCGATGCAACGGAGGAAAGTGTTCAGCAATTAAAATTATTATAG
- a CDS encoding DUF4366 domain-containing protein: MKSFDDLLSAAKVSDIMHKKDKEDNKIVWALAIIGAIAAVAGIAYAVYKYLTPDYMEDFDDDFDDDFDDDFFEDEDDIKLSAKEEEE; the protein is encoded by the coding sequence ATGAAAAGTTTTGACGATTTACTAAGTGCGGCAAAGGTATCAGACATTATGCACAAGAAAGACAAAGAAGATAATAAAATTGTCTGGGCACTGGCAATCATCGGTGCGATCGCAGCGGTAGCAGGAATTGCATACGCAGTCTATAAGTATCTGACTCCAGATTATATGGAAGACTTTGACGATGATTTCGATGACGATTTTGATGATGATTTCTTTGAAGATGAAGATGATATAAAGTTATCAGCAAAAGAGGAAGAAGAATAA
- the pcrA gene encoding DNA helicase PcrA, with protein MSIYDTLNEQQREAVFCTEGPLLLLAGAGSGKTRVLTHRIAYLIEEGVNPYHIMAITFTNKAAKEMRERVDALVGSGGEHIWVSTFHSTCVRILRRHIDKLGYDNSFTIYDSDDQKSLIRGICKQFKVDTKAMPERSIMNAISSAKDEFMTPGEYETRYNYDFKKKKIAEIYKEYQKQLKANNALDFDDLLFKTVELFQFQPEILDYYQERFRYIMVDEYQDTNTIQFQLISMLARKYGNLCVVGDDDQSIYKFRGANIKNILNFEGVFPDAAVIKLEQNYRSTKNILNAANEVIRNNKGRKEKALWTENDDGDTIVFHQYGTEYEEAGQIVEEIGRLAKEGVEYKNIAILYRTNAQSRIFEEKFMIKNIPYRIVGGTNFYQRKEVKDVISYLKAVDNGLDDLAVKRIINVPRRGIGATTIDKVQTYAIEQNISFLDACFDARQIETLANAKKKIEKFAGIISDFREQAQKGSLEDLFHYIVDETEYVKGLEAEGTEEALARIENINELLNKIVAYEETAEEPTLSGLLEEIALVADIDNLEDSDNRVILMTLHSAKGLEFPYVFISGMEDGIFPSYMTIISEDQEELEEERRLCYVGITRAKEKLYLSAAKRRMMQGRTQFNKVSRFIDEIPQELLKLDYGVNLNDKRPDHDIFSSNRRTQFRKPFQKRQFAEPKSDSLSYGVGDRVSHIKFGAGTVKEIVSGGRDYEVTVDFESHGVKKMFASFAKLKKTEQK; from the coding sequence ATGAGCATATATGATACATTAAACGAACAGCAGCGGGAAGCCGTATTTTGTACGGAAGGGCCTCTGCTTCTGCTGGCCGGCGCAGGCTCAGGCAAGACAAGGGTTCTGACTCACAGAATCGCATATCTGATAGAAGAGGGAGTGAATCCCTACCACATCATGGCTATTACATTTACGAACAAAGCGGCAAAGGAAATGAGAGAGAGAGTGGATGCTCTGGTTGGTTCCGGAGGGGAGCATATCTGGGTCAGTACATTCCATTCCACATGTGTCCGCATATTGAGGAGGCACATTGACAAACTGGGCTATGACAACAGCTTCACGATCTATGACAGTGATGACCAGAAGTCTTTGATCCGGGGGATCTGCAAGCAGTTTAAAGTTGATACCAAGGCCATGCCGGAGCGTTCGATCATGAACGCTATCTCATCCGCAAAAGACGAATTTATGACACCGGGAGAATATGAGACCCGGTATAACTATGATTTTAAGAAGAAAAAGATCGCAGAAATCTACAAAGAGTATCAGAAGCAGCTGAAAGCAAACAATGCCCTGGATTTTGATGATCTCTTATTTAAGACAGTGGAGTTGTTCCAGTTCCAGCCGGAAATACTGGACTATTACCAGGAACGGTTCCGTTATATCATGGTAGATGAGTACCAGGACACAAATACGATCCAGTTCCAGCTGATCAGTATGTTGGCTAGAAAGTACGGAAATCTGTGTGTGGTGGGTGACGATGATCAGTCTATCTATAAGTTCCGCGGAGCAAATATCAAAAATATTTTAAACTTTGAAGGAGTATTTCCAGATGCGGCAGTGATTAAGCTGGAGCAGAATTACCGGTCCACAAAAAACATTCTGAATGCCGCCAATGAAGTCATCAGAAATAATAAGGGCCGGAAAGAAAAAGCGCTCTGGACAGAAAATGATGACGGAGATACGATTGTATTTCACCAGTATGGGACAGAATATGAAGAGGCGGGACAGATCGTGGAAGAGATCGGCCGCCTGGCAAAGGAAGGTGTGGAGTACAAAAACATCGCGATTCTGTATCGGACTAACGCACAGTCCCGTATATTTGAAGAGAAATTTATGATCAAGAATATTCCATACCGAATCGTGGGAGGGACCAATTTCTACCAGAGGAAAGAAGTAAAAGACGTCATCTCCTATCTGAAAGCGGTAGACAACGGCCTTGACGACCTGGCAGTGAAGAGGATCATCAACGTGCCGAGAAGAGGTATCGGGGCAACTACCATCGATAAGGTCCAGACATATGCCATTGAGCAGAATATAAGCTTTCTGGATGCCTGTTTTGACGCAAGGCAGATTGAAACTCTTGCCAATGCCAAAAAGAAGATTGAGAAGTTTGCCGGAATTATTTCTGATTTTAGGGAGCAGGCACAAAAAGGCAGCCTGGAAGACCTGTTCCACTATATCGTGGATGAGACTGAATATGTAAAAGGACTGGAAGCTGAGGGTACGGAGGAAGCGCTGGCTAGAATCGAGAATATCAACGAACTTTTAAATAAGATCGTGGCTTATGAAGAGACAGCGGAGGAACCGACACTTTCCGGTCTTTTGGAAGAAATTGCTTTAGTGGCGGATATTGACAATCTGGAAGATTCAGATAACCGGGTGATTTTGATGACGCTGCATAGTGCCAAGGGACTGGAGTTTCCATATGTATTTATCAGCGGTATGGAAGACGGGATCTTTCCGAGCTATATGACGATCATTTCTGAGGATCAGGAAGAACTGGAGGAGGAGAGGCGGCTTTGTTATGTCGGGATCACCAGGGCCAAAGAAAAGCTTTATCTTAGCGCCGCAAAGCGCAGAATGATGCAGGGAAGGACGCAGTTTAATAAAGTCTCCCGTTTCATCGATGAGATCCCTCAGGAGCTCTTAAAGCTGGATTACGGTGTGAATTTAAACGATAAGCGGCCGGATCATGATATTTTTTCTTCCAACCGGAGGACCCAGTTCAGAAAGCCATTCCAGAAACGGCAATTTGCAGAACCAAAATCTGATTCTCTTTCTTACGGCGTAGGGGACCGGGTCAGCCATATCAAATTTGGTGCTGGAACAGTCAAGGAAATTGTCTCTGGAGGACGCGATTATGAGGTGACAGTGGACTTTGAATCGCATGGTGTAAAAAAGATGTTCGCATCCTTTGCAAAATTAAAGAAAACCGAGCAAAAATAG
- a CDS encoding DUF1836 domain-containing protein: protein MEDLKNKLSEWLELDYILPEDIPNIDLYMDQITTFMDTELKNSTRFEGDKIFTKTMINNYSKNDLLPPSSKKKYSRNHMILLIYIYYLKNFMSISDIKSLLAPLKDHFYDDDRELSFYDIYEEIYQLEHGQKPVIKESVGEDLEKAKESFSFVKDKEDRELLQTFSFITLLCYDIYAKKQLIEKMIDNLYTFDPEEDKKDKKKKK, encoded by the coding sequence ATGGAAGATTTGAAAAACAAGCTTTCCGAATGGCTGGAATTAGACTATATTCTTCCGGAAGATATCCCGAATATCGACCTGTATATGGACCAGATCACGACATTTATGGACACAGAATTAAAAAATTCCACACGCTTCGAGGGCGATAAGATCTTTACCAAAACCATGATAAATAATTATTCCAAAAATGATCTGTTGCCGCCTTCCAGCAAAAAGAAGTATTCCAGAAATCATATGATTCTTTTAATATATATTTATTATCTAAAAAACTTTATGTCCATTTCCGACATAAAGTCTCTGCTGGCTCCGTTAAAGGATCATTTTTATGACGATGACAGGGAGCTTTCGTTTTATGATATCTACGAAGAGATCTATCAGCTGGAACATGGACAAAAACCAGTGATCAAAGAATCCGTCGGTGAGGATCTGGAAAAGGCCAAGGAATCCTTTTCCTTTGTAAAAGATAAAGAAGACCGGGAACTGCTTCAGACCTTTTCTTTTATTACACTTCTCTGCTATGACATCTACGCAAAAAAACAGCTGATCGAAAAGATGATCGACAATCTGTATACCTTTGATCCAGAGGAAGATAAAAAAGACAAAAAAAAGAAGAAATAG
- a CDS encoding YerC/YecD family TrpR-related protein — protein MSKKIKTEAAKRLFQAILTLETQEECFTFFEDLCTVNELESLAQRFEVASMLREKHTYLEVAEKTGASTATISRVNRSLNYGSDGYDLVFKRMKK, from the coding sequence ATGAGCAAAAAGATAAAAACAGAGGCCGCGAAACGGCTGTTTCAGGCGATCCTTACGTTGGAGACGCAGGAAGAGTGTTTCACTTTTTTTGAGGATTTATGCACGGTGAATGAGCTGGAATCCCTGGCACAGCGCTTTGAAGTAGCCTCAATGCTCAGGGAAAAGCATACCTATCTGGAAGTGGCGGAGAAGACTGGCGCATCCACGGCTACCATCAGCAGGGTGAACCGTTCTCTAAACTATGGAAGTGACGGGTACGATCTGGTATTTAAAAGAATGAAGAAATAG
- a CDS encoding ABC transporter substrate-binding protein, translating to MRVKKLAAVFLSSVMALGALSGCQTSKSEEKTKKLTKVTLNEVTHSVFYAPQYVAIEKGYFKDEGIELKVDTGFGADKSMTALISGNADIGFMGPEASIYQYNEGNQDYAVNFAQLTQRAGNFLVSRKKIKNFSWNDVKGKELIGGRKGGMPQMILEYVLKKKNIDPKKDVKMVQNIDFANTSGAFSGGTGDFTVEFEPNATALEKQGAGYVVASLGVESGFVPYTTYCAKKSYIKKNPKIIQGFTNAIKKGQEYVNSHSPKEIAAVIGEQFPDVSKNDLITIIKRYKDQDTFKDNPVFSKDGFALLQDILKNAGELDDTVPFDKLVDNNFAEKAK from the coding sequence ATGAGAGTAAAAAAACTTGCTGCCGTCTTTCTGTCTTCTGTCATGGCCCTGGGTGCACTTTCCGGCTGCCAGACATCCAAATCCGAAGAAAAGACAAAAAAACTCACCAAGGTGACCTTAAATGAAGTCACCCACTCCGTCTTTTATGCCCCACAGTATGTAGCCATTGAAAAAGGCTATTTCAAAGATGAGGGCATCGAACTCAAAGTCGATACAGGATTCGGAGCAGACAAGAGCATGACTGCCTTGATCTCCGGAAACGCGGATATCGGTTTTATGGGACCGGAAGCCAGCATCTACCAGTACAATGAAGGAAACCAGGACTATGCGGTCAACTTTGCCCAGCTGACCCAGCGTGCAGGAAACTTCCTCGTTTCCAGAAAAAAGATCAAAAACTTCTCATGGAATGACGTCAAAGGAAAAGAACTGATCGGCGGACGAAAAGGCGGAATGCCTCAGATGATCCTGGAATATGTTCTCAAGAAAAAGAACATTGACCCGAAAAAGGACGTAAAAATGGTTCAGAACATTGACTTTGCCAACACCTCCGGTGCATTTTCCGGCGGAACCGGGGACTTTACGGTTGAATTTGAGCCCAATGCCACAGCTCTCGAAAAACAGGGGGCCGGATACGTCGTCGCATCTCTCGGAGTGGAGAGCGGTTTTGTCCCTTACACAACGTATTGCGCTAAAAAAAGCTATATCAAAAAGAATCCAAAAATCATTCAGGGCTTTACCAATGCCATTAAAAAAGGCCAGGAGTATGTAAACAGCCACTCTCCGAAAGAGATTGCAGCCGTCATCGGGGAACAGTTCCCTGATGTTTCCAAAAACGATCTGATTACGATCATCAAACGTTACAAAGACCAGGATACCTTTAAAGATAATCCGGTATTTAGCAAAGACGGCTTTGCGCTTCTCCAGGATATCTTAAAAAATGCAGGTGAGCTGGATGACACCGTGCCGTTTGATAAGCTGGTGGATAACAACTTTGCCGAAAAAGCAAAATAA
- a CDS encoding ABC transporter permease — translation MQVFKCFFKIVRSKKLSMVVYGSVFIALTIMFSNFGRSSDTGFKATKIEVGIVDHDQSTISKALKDFLSKEQNVKVMKDDKRTMQDELFYRNVEYILILPEGFGDSLLSGNKKAEIKNVKVPNSTSGYMIDQQVGKFTKMVRSYLAAGFSEQQAVSRAENTLKSSVDISLAGSKKAGEQSSTAFYFQYLAYIFIAMITVAVSPVFMVFFKKDIRRRNQCSADTDKSRNFQLALGTLTTSVGCWLLFVLLAVVMYRNEIFQGNIWLFMLNSLVFMGVAAGVSFLVGLLVTNDDALQGVVNVVSLGSAFLGGVFVPIEYMGKSVLTVSRFIPTYWYIKSNKLIDQLEVMDMSHIWPVLQGILIQAGFVLALFAAAMLVSKQKRTA, via the coding sequence ATGCAAGTATTTAAATGTTTTTTTAAGATTGTCAGGAGCAAAAAACTTTCAATGGTGGTCTATGGATCTGTTTTTATTGCGCTGACCATTATGTTCTCCAACTTTGGAAGGAGCAGTGACACCGGATTTAAGGCCACAAAAATAGAGGTAGGTATTGTGGATCACGATCAGAGCACCATATCCAAAGCTTTGAAAGACTTCCTCTCAAAAGAGCAGAATGTGAAAGTTATGAAAGATGACAAGAGGACAATGCAGGATGAACTGTTTTACAGAAATGTAGAATACATCCTGATCCTTCCGGAGGGATTCGGGGACAGCCTGTTAAGCGGGAATAAAAAGGCTGAAATTAAAAATGTAAAGGTGCCGAATTCCACCAGCGGCTATATGATCGACCAGCAGGTAGGTAAGTTTACGAAGATGGTGAGGAGTTATTTAGCGGCAGGATTCTCAGAGCAGCAGGCCGTTTCAAGGGCAGAGAATACATTAAAGTCATCGGTGGATATCAGCCTTGCGGGAAGCAAAAAAGCAGGAGAACAGAGCAGTACCGCATTTTATTTCCAGTATCTTGCCTATATTTTTATCGCTATGATCACTGTGGCGGTGAGTCCGGTATTTATGGTCTTCTTTAAAAAGGATATCCGGAGAAGAAACCAGTGTTCTGCGGATACGGATAAGTCCAGGAATTTTCAGCTAGCTCTGGGTACGCTGACCACATCCGTGGGCTGCTGGCTGTTGTTTGTTCTGCTGGCAGTAGTGATGTACCGAAACGAGATCTTCCAGGGAAATATCTGGCTGTTTATGCTGAACAGTCTGGTTTTCATGGGGGTGGCAGCGGGAGTGTCCTTCCTTGTAGGGCTGCTTGTGACCAACGACGATGCACTGCAGGGAGTGGTAAATGTTGTGTCATTGGGAAGTGCCTTTTTAGGCGGGGTTTTTGTACCAATAGAATACATGGGGAAATCAGTGCTGACAGTATCAAGATTCATTCCCACTTACTGGTATATTAAATCAAATAAGCTGATTGACCAGCTGGAAGTAATGGATATGAGCCATATATGGCCTGTTCTGCAGGGAATCCTGATCCAGGCAGGGTTTGTTCTGGCGCTGTTTGCAGCCGCCATGCTGGTGAGTAAGCAGAAACGGACTGCTTAG
- a CDS encoding ABC transporter permease → MFWHLFKYHFKSSIRNKSAIFWCFAFPLILATLFYFAFGNLLKESEKLEPVPVAVVEMKATKNAEGFKEVAAQLSKKGDDQLLKVRNTTLKEAKKLLKDEKIDGFYTLGDNVRLTVKENGVNQTILKEVSDQYIQMSKMVEQTMKEHPEGMQKLVKAMSQDMVENRQISLGNEDANMMVQYFYALLAMVCLYGCFLGLQSALHAQANLSDIAARKAVSPTGKLKSTAADFLVGVTVQFLAFLVAIGYMWLILKIDLGNQAGRILLAGFFGCVTGVSMGMFIGCAGRMARDTKSGLCVGISMLFCFFSGLMVGNMKDIVEKNLPVFNRINPAALITDCFYSLNIYDDLTVYLRSLISLAVISMLLCLGSFFMMRRKKYASI, encoded by the coding sequence ATGTTTTGGCATTTATTTAAATATCATTTCAAATCATCCATAAGAAATAAATCGGCTATTTTCTGGTGTTTTGCGTTTCCTCTCATACTGGCGACACTCTTTTATTTTGCATTTGGGAATCTTTTGAAGGAGTCAGAGAAGCTGGAACCCGTTCCGGTAGCGGTTGTGGAGATGAAGGCCACAAAAAATGCAGAGGGTTTTAAGGAAGTTGCAGCGCAGCTGTCTAAAAAGGGTGATGACCAGCTGCTGAAAGTCAGGAATACGACCTTGAAGGAAGCGAAAAAACTGCTCAAGGATGAAAAAATCGACGGTTTTTATACTCTGGGAGACAATGTAAGGCTGACAGTCAAGGAAAACGGCGTGAACCAGACGATTTTAAAAGAGGTCAGCGACCAATATATCCAAATGAGCAAGATGGTAGAACAGACCATGAAGGAACATCCGGAAGGAATGCAAAAACTGGTGAAAGCCATGTCACAGGATATGGTGGAGAACAGGCAGATCAGTCTTGGAAATGAAGACGCCAATATGATGGTGCAGTATTTTTATGCGCTGCTTGCCATGGTGTGTCTGTATGGATGTTTTCTCGGGCTTCAGAGTGCCCTTCACGCCCAGGCCAACTTGTCGGATATCGCAGCCAGAAAAGCAGTGTCTCCAACTGGAAAACTGAAGAGTACGGCGGCAGACTTCCTTGTAGGTGTCACAGTGCAGTTTTTAGCTTTCCTTGTGGCCATCGGCTATATGTGGCTGATCTTGAAGATCGATCTGGGAAACCAGGCAGGACGTATACTATTGGCGGGATTTTTTGGCTGTGTCACAGGGGTGTCAATGGGAATGTTTATCGGTTGTGCCGGAAGGATGGCCAGAGATACAAAAAGCGGACTCTGCGTGGGCATCAGTATGCTGTTTTGTTTTTTCAGCGGACTGATGGTTGGAAATATGAAAGATATCGTAGAAAAAAATCTTCCGGTCTTCAACAGGATCAATCCGGCGGCCTTGATCACAGACTGCTTTTACAGTCTGAATATATATGATGATCTGACAGTCTATCTCAGAAGCTTGATTTCACTGGCGGTCATTTCTATGCTGCTCTGCCTCGGAAGCTTTTTCATGATGAGGAGGAAAAAATATGCAAGTATTTAA